One genomic region from Leptospira tipperaryensis encodes:
- a CDS encoding crotonase/enoyl-CoA hydratase family protein has protein sequence MSELILTEKKGPILHIIFNRPEERNAFNVDMLFALSRAYDQLEADPEIRVGLVYANGKQFTLGLELKNVSDFLKKERKFPLPEESINPWGTTGRQRTKPVVVAVHGMCITLGIELMLASDIRIAAKRSVFAQVEVQRGIFPFGGGTMRWPAQCGWGNAMKYILTGEPFEAEEALRIGLIQEIVEKNELISRGIQLAEKVAAQAPLGVFATLKSARDSVQFGETKAAEDLFPQLLTLMDTKDAEEGLNSFIEKRSAVFQGK, from the coding sequence ATGTCGGAACTGATTCTCACTGAAAAAAAAGGTCCCATCTTACATATAATTTTTAACAGACCTGAAGAAAGAAACGCATTCAACGTTGACATGCTCTTTGCGCTGAGCCGCGCATACGATCAGTTAGAAGCGGATCCGGAAATTCGAGTCGGACTCGTCTACGCGAATGGAAAACAATTCACACTCGGCCTCGAACTGAAGAACGTTTCCGACTTCTTAAAAAAAGAAAGAAAATTTCCTCTTCCGGAAGAAAGCATAAATCCTTGGGGAACGACGGGTCGCCAGAGAACCAAGCCGGTCGTAGTCGCCGTTCATGGAATGTGTATCACTCTCGGAATCGAACTCATGCTCGCGAGCGATATTCGAATCGCCGCGAAACGTTCCGTCTTTGCACAAGTGGAAGTTCAGAGAGGAATTTTTCCTTTCGGCGGTGGCACGATGCGCTGGCCCGCTCAGTGCGGCTGGGGAAACGCAATGAAATACATTCTCACGGGAGAACCTTTTGAAGCCGAAGAAGCGCTTCGCATCGGTCTCATCCAAGAAATCGTAGAAAAAAACGAACTCATCTCAAGAGGAATTCAACTCGCAGAAAAGGTCGCGGCCCAAGCCCCACTCGGTGTCTTCGCCACCCTAAAATCGGCGAGGGATTCGGTTCAATTTGGAGAAACCAAGGCGGCGGAAGACCTATTCCCTCAACTTTTGACCTTGATGGATACAAAGGACGCGGAAGAAGGATTGAATTCCTTTATCGAAAAAAGGTCGGCCGTATTTCAAGGAAAATGA
- a CDS encoding zinc-dependent alcohol dehydrogenase translates to MKRIVFKKKNVLEWEEVPEPTIQGKNQAIVKPLAVSRCDLDIPIVNGDTLMRPGIPVGHEFVGVIVETSPEIENEFPKGTKVIIPFQVSCGLCPECMDGHSKACNSVPPASFYGMGPGAKQFGGALAERIWVPFAKQMLIPMPSSVDAIALAAISDNMVEAWKLVGQWLEKKPKTPVMILGGSASSIALYSASLAVGMGASEVLYIDNDEERLKIANELGATVAPYSSLPKSWTKRFPLIADCHGQKEGWDFCLRSLSTEGIYGCASVHWTNKLEIPYLELYNTGATVKIGKVDSKEFIPKMLEMIEEKKIQPEKVVTATCNFEDAIHAWPEPAVKLVVNMNL, encoded by the coding sequence ATGAAACGAATCGTATTCAAAAAAAAGAATGTCTTAGAATGGGAAGAAGTTCCCGAACCGACCATCCAGGGAAAAAACCAAGCCATCGTCAAACCTCTCGCGGTCTCTCGGTGCGACCTCGACATTCCGATCGTAAACGGAGACACTCTGATGCGACCGGGAATTCCCGTCGGGCACGAATTCGTCGGCGTAATTGTGGAAACAAGCCCCGAGATCGAAAATGAATTCCCCAAAGGGACCAAAGTAATCATTCCGTTTCAGGTCTCTTGCGGGCTTTGTCCGGAATGTATGGATGGACATTCCAAAGCCTGTAACTCAGTTCCACCCGCAAGTTTTTACGGGATGGGACCGGGAGCAAAACAATTCGGGGGCGCACTCGCCGAAAGAATTTGGGTTCCGTTTGCAAAGCAGATGCTCATTCCAATGCCTTCGTCCGTCGACGCAATTGCTCTCGCCGCGATCAGCGATAATATGGTAGAAGCTTGGAAATTGGTCGGTCAGTGGCTGGAGAAAAAACCGAAAACTCCTGTGATGATCTTAGGCGGATCCGCGTCCAGCATCGCCTTATATTCAGCTTCTCTTGCAGTCGGTATGGGGGCGTCCGAAGTTTTATACATAGACAACGACGAGGAAAGACTGAAAATCGCGAACGAGTTAGGCGCAACCGTTGCTCCTTATTCTTCTCTTCCCAAGTCGTGGACAAAAAGATTTCCTCTCATCGCGGATTGTCACGGACAAAAAGAAGGATGGGATTTTTGTCTGAGATCTCTTTCCACGGAAGGAATCTACGGATGTGCGTCAGTTCACTGGACCAATAAATTAGAAATTCCTTATTTAGAATTGTATAATACGGGTGCGACGGTCAAAATAGGAAAGGTCGATTCCAAAGAATTTATTCCCAAGATGTTGGAAATGATCGAAGAGAAAAAAATCCAACCGGAAAAGGTGGTTACGGCGACTTGCAATTTTGAAGACGCGATCCACGCCTGGCCGGAACCCGCCGTAAAGTTAGTGGTAAATATGAATCTTTAA
- a CDS encoding ATP-dependent Clp protease adaptor ClpS, whose amino-acid sequence MASTQTPDLNEITEESTKSTGGPWRVVLWDDNEHTYEYVIEMLMEICTMSVEKAFLHAVQVDQEKRTVVFSGEFEHAEHVQERILTYGADPRMSNSKGSMSATLER is encoded by the coding sequence ATGGCGAGCACACAAACTCCTGACTTAAACGAAATTACCGAGGAATCTACAAAGTCTACCGGAGGACCTTGGAGAGTGGTTCTTTGGGACGACAATGAACATACCTACGAATACGTAATCGAAATGCTTATGGAAATCTGCACGATGTCCGTGGAAAAAGCGTTCTTGCACGCCGTTCAAGTGGATCAGGAAAAAAGAACGGTAGTTTTTTCCGGAGAATTTGAACACGCAGAACACGTTCAGGAAAGAATCCTCACCTACGGCGCCGACCCGAGAATGTCCAATTCGAAAGGATCGATGAGCGCCACACTCGAAAGATAA
- a CDS encoding transketolase family protein gives MGAPSTATATEKATRDGYGDALHELGVSRPDVVVLDADLSGSTKTNKFAKAFPERFFNVGVAEQNLVGHAAGLALSGMTPFASSFAMFLAGRAWEVVRNSVVYPFLNVKLVASHGGVTVGEDGASHQCIEDFAIMRAIPEMTVICPADYNECKQIIHAIADYKGPVYVRVGRPNVPVIERENYQFVIGKAEVMREGKDVLIIANGVIVSEAMKAVEELSKEGISATLLNMATIKPIDREAILKYAKECRAVVTCEEHNVVGGLGSAVSEFLSEEYPVHVLKVGMKDQFGKSGTWKELLDYFGLRSKNIVETAKKAIQLKG, from the coding sequence ATGGGAGCTCCTAGTACAGCAACTGCGACAGAAAAAGCAACTCGTGACGGTTACGGGGATGCGCTGCATGAACTCGGGGTTTCCCGTCCGGACGTAGTCGTTCTGGACGCGGATCTTTCCGGATCCACAAAGACGAATAAGTTTGCGAAAGCATTTCCGGAACGTTTTTTCAACGTAGGGGTCGCCGAACAGAACTTAGTCGGACACGCGGCCGGACTCGCACTTTCCGGTATGACTCCGTTCGCTTCTTCCTTTGCGATGTTTCTCGCGGGAAGAGCCTGGGAAGTGGTACGTAACAGCGTCGTTTATCCATTCTTAAACGTAAAATTAGTAGCCTCTCACGGCGGAGTCACAGTGGGTGAGGACGGAGCGTCCCACCAGTGTATCGAAGACTTCGCGATTATGAGAGCCATTCCCGAAATGACCGTTATCTGTCCCGCCGATTACAACGAATGTAAACAGATCATTCACGCGATCGCGGACTACAAAGGTCCGGTCTATGTTCGTGTGGGTCGTCCGAATGTTCCCGTGATCGAAAGAGAGAATTATCAATTTGTAATCGGTAAAGCCGAGGTAATGAGAGAAGGGAAAGACGTTCTCATCATTGCAAACGGAGTGATCGTAAGCGAAGCGATGAAAGCGGTAGAAGAACTTTCTAAAGAAGGGATTTCCGCGACTCTTTTGAACATGGCGACGATCAAACCGATCGACAGAGAAGCCATCCTGAAATACGCGAAAGAGTGCAGAGCGGTCGTCACCTGTGAAGAACACAACGTTGTCGGCGGACTCGGTTCTGCGGTGAGTGAGTTTCTTTCGGAAGAATATCCAGTTCACGTCCTCAAAGTAGGAATGAAGGATCAATTCGGAAAGTCGGGAACTTGGAAGGAACTTCTGGATTATTTCGGTCTTCGTTCTAAAAATATCGTTGAGACTGCAAAAAAAGCGATTCAACTCAAAGGATAA
- the metK gene encoding methionine adenosyltransferase, which produces MSLKDFIFTSESVGEGHPDKVCDQISDAILDAYLEQDPKSRVACETLVTTNLVVIAGEITSKGKVDAQEIARNVIRDIGYNDITMGFDADFAVVSAHVHAQSPDISQGVTEGEGLFKEQGAGDQGLMFGFAINETPELMPMPIYYSHELVKHLADLRHSNKLKFLRPDAKSQVTVEYKDGKPVRIDTVVISTQHSPDVTHKQIEESLIEECIKKVIPANLLKDTKYFINPTGQFIIGGPHGDAGLTGRKIIVDTYGGYGRHGGGAFSGKDPSKVDRSAAYMGRYIAKNVVASGLADKCEVQLAYAIGVAEPVSVHVDTFGTGKISEEELVKRIRANFRLTPRGIIESLKLLEKGRKYRETASYGHFGRKGSTFTWEETDKAAALKG; this is translated from the coding sequence ATGTCTTTAAAAGATTTTATTTTTACTTCGGAATCGGTCGGAGAAGGCCATCCAGATAAGGTTTGTGACCAGATTTCCGATGCGATTCTAGATGCTTATTTGGAGCAAGATCCAAAGTCTCGAGTTGCTTGTGAAACTTTGGTGACCACGAATTTAGTCGTGATCGCGGGTGAGATTACAAGTAAAGGTAAAGTAGACGCTCAGGAAATTGCAAGAAACGTAATCCGTGATATCGGTTATAACGACATTACGATGGGTTTTGACGCGGACTTCGCGGTTGTTTCCGCTCACGTTCACGCTCAGAGTCCGGATATCTCCCAAGGGGTGACCGAGGGAGAAGGTCTTTTCAAAGAACAAGGAGCCGGCGACCAAGGTTTGATGTTCGGTTTCGCGATCAACGAAACTCCGGAACTCATGCCGATGCCGATTTACTATTCTCATGAATTGGTAAAACACTTAGCGGACCTCAGACATTCTAATAAACTCAAATTCTTAAGACCGGACGCTAAGTCTCAAGTCACCGTCGAATACAAGGACGGAAAACCGGTCAGAATTGACACTGTGGTGATTTCCACTCAACATTCTCCGGACGTAACTCACAAACAGATCGAAGAGTCTTTGATCGAAGAATGTATCAAGAAGGTCATTCCTGCGAATCTTCTCAAGGATACGAAATATTTCATCAACCCGACCGGCCAGTTCATCATCGGCGGTCCTCACGGAGACGCCGGTTTGACCGGAAGAAAGATCATCGTGGACACTTACGGTGGATACGGAAGACACGGAGGAGGAGCTTTCTCCGGAAAGGATCCTTCCAAAGTGGACCGTTCTGCTGCGTATATGGGACGTTATATCGCGAAGAACGTGGTAGCTTCCGGCCTTGCAGATAAGTGTGAAGTGCAACTTGCCTACGCGATCGGAGTTGCGGAACCCGTTTCTGTTCACGTAGACACTTTTGGAACCGGAAAAATTTCCGAAGAAGAATTGGTAAAAAGAATTCGCGCCAACTTCAGACTGACTCCAAGAGGAATCATAGAATCCTTAAAACTCCTAGAAAAGGGAAGAAAATACAGAGAGACTGCGTCTTACGGTCACTTCGGAAGAAAGGGTTCCACCTTTACTTGGGAAGAAACCGACAAAGCCGCGGCTTTAAAAGGATAA
- a CDS encoding ParB N-terminal domain-containing protein: MKIRVSDIKVKNRIRKDLGDLRPLKESIQKLGLLHPILIDLDNTLISGERRLESVKNLGWEYVDVRIVDIRNKKERVQMEAEENNIRLEFTSEEQERVQELLKRYSYSTIFGKILAWILDLWDWIKRFFQKK, from the coding sequence ATGAAAATCCGAGTCTCCGACATCAAAGTTAAGAATCGTATCCGAAAAGATCTGGGCGATCTTCGCCCCCTAAAAGAATCCATTCAGAAGTTGGGTCTTTTGCATCCGATTCTCATCGACCTCGACAATACCTTGATCTCGGGAGAAAGAAGACTCGAAAGCGTAAAGAACCTCGGTTGGGAATACGTCGACGTTCGGATTGTAGACATTCGAAATAAAAAAGAAAGAGTGCAGATGGAGGCCGAAGAAAACAATATCCGTTTAGAATTTACTTCGGAAGAACAAGAAAGGGTTCAGGAACTCCTCAAGAGGTATTCGTATTCAACAATCTTTGGAAAAATCCTTGCGTGGATTTTGGATCTCTGGGACTGGATCAAACGATTTTTCCAAAAAAAATGA
- the lipL32 gene encoding major surface lipoprotein LipL32 codes for MKKLSILAISVALFASITACGAFGGLPSLKSSFVLSESTIPGTNETVKTLLPYGSVIHYYGYIKPGQAPDGLVDGNKKAYYLYVWVPAVIAEMGVRMISPTGEIGEPGDGDLVSDAFKAATPEEKSMPSWFDTWIRVERMSAIMPDQIAKAAKAKALQKLDDDDDGDDTYKEERHAKYNSLTRITIPNPPKSFDELKSIDTKKLLVRGLYRISFTTYKPGEVKGSFVASVGLLFPPGIPGVSPLIHSNPEELQKQAVAAEESLKKAAADATK; via the coding sequence ATGAAAAAACTTTCGATTTTGGCTATCTCCGTCGCACTCTTTGCAAGCATCACAGCTTGTGGAGCATTCGGCGGTCTGCCAAGCCTAAAAAGCTCTTTTGTACTGAGCGAGAGCACCATCCCAGGGACAAATGAAACAGTAAAAACTTTGCTGCCCTACGGGTCTGTAATCCATTACTATGGATACATCAAGCCAGGACAAGCGCCAGACGGTTTAGTCGATGGAAACAAAAAAGCATACTACCTCTACGTTTGGGTTCCTGCTGTTATCGCTGAGATGGGAGTTCGTATGATTTCCCCTACAGGCGAAATCGGTGAGCCAGGCGACGGAGATCTAGTAAGTGACGCTTTCAAAGCTGCAACTCCAGAAGAAAAATCAATGCCAAGTTGGTTTGATACCTGGATTCGCGTTGAAAGAATGTCGGCTATTATGCCTGACCAAATCGCTAAAGCTGCGAAAGCAAAAGCACTTCAAAAGCTTGATGACGATGATGATGGAGATGATACTTACAAAGAAGAGAGACATGCAAAATATAACTCTCTTACAAGAATTACCATCCCTAATCCTCCAAAATCTTTTGACGAACTGAAAAGTATCGATACTAAAAAACTTTTAGTAAGAGGTCTTTACAGAATTTCTTTCACTACCTACAAACCAGGTGAAGTGAAAGGATCTTTCGTTGCATCTGTTGGTCTGCTCTTCCCACCAGGTATTCCTGGCGTGAGCCCACTGATTCACTCAAATCCTGAAGAACTGCAAAAACAAGCAGTAGCTGCTGAAGAGTCTTTGAAAAAAGCTGCAGCTGACGCTACTAAGTAA
- a CDS encoding acyl-CoA dehydrogenase family protein, which produces MIENNYFSENADLQENFQSIVDWKEIIDGFEGDFEDHKEYQKNGKDELAMAPGSYEDALEYYKSILESGGEIAGKQIAPLAKDMDVEGLKYSSGKVTFPEAMVKAVNQVKDAGILPYSIGRHHGGLGIPATVQTMMMELFSRADGSFAITLGCLNLAETIERFGSPEMIEEYVPKMASGELFGAMALTEPNYGSDLPNLQTKAVKDANGVWRLTGAKRFITHGCGFEGIPAVILTLARTGTPTSGARGLSFFLVKSSDVFIAGIEKKMGLHCSPTCEVVYENSPGVLIGEEGYGLVRYSMAMMNGARLSIAAQAMGIATAAYMEAKKYASEREQFGKTIQNIPAVRKMLSAMDREISGMRAILLEASRSIDLYHWKSERLKLKGGDEKEIRKDETIRKWEKLANLFTPLSKYYITELANKIAYDGLQIHGGAGFTYDYDISRIYRDVRITNIYEGTTQLQVVAAIGGIVSGMSAKGHLRQYFEEEFSKISTSSLLNENKETFEKIVEAYSSVENSSLRDEVAFEVVESTARILIGLLLERSASRLKGEAKEKKDLLAREYNLETKAILAGNKIEIENRQGQLTFA; this is translated from the coding sequence ATGATAGAGAATAATTATTTTTCAGAAAACGCAGATCTACAAGAGAACTTTCAATCGATCGTAGATTGGAAAGAAATCATAGACGGCTTTGAAGGCGACTTTGAAGACCACAAAGAATATCAGAAAAACGGAAAAGACGAACTGGCGATGGCGCCCGGTTCCTACGAAGACGCATTAGAATATTATAAATCCATTTTAGAATCCGGTGGGGAGATCGCCGGAAAACAAATCGCGCCCTTGGCAAAAGACATGGACGTGGAAGGACTCAAATATTCTTCGGGAAAGGTTACGTTTCCGGAGGCTATGGTAAAGGCGGTCAATCAAGTCAAAGACGCGGGGATTCTTCCTTATAGCATAGGAAGACACCACGGCGGTTTGGGAATTCCTGCGACCGTTCAGACCATGATGATGGAATTGTTTTCCAGAGCTGACGGTTCCTTTGCGATCACCTTGGGTTGTTTAAATCTCGCGGAAACGATCGAAAGATTCGGATCTCCGGAAATGATCGAGGAATACGTTCCCAAGATGGCGAGCGGAGAACTCTTCGGTGCGATGGCGCTAACGGAACCGAACTACGGATCCGATCTTCCCAATCTTCAGACCAAGGCCGTAAAAGATGCGAACGGAGTCTGGAGACTCACGGGAGCAAAACGTTTTATCACTCACGGTTGTGGGTTTGAAGGAATTCCCGCAGTGATTCTTACCCTTGCAAGAACCGGAACTCCGACGAGCGGCGCGAGAGGACTTTCTTTCTTCCTCGTAAAAAGTTCAGACGTTTTTATCGCAGGGATCGAAAAGAAGATGGGACTTCACTGCTCTCCGACTTGCGAAGTCGTCTACGAAAATTCTCCGGGAGTTCTCATCGGAGAAGAAGGTTACGGTTTGGTTCGTTATTCTATGGCGATGATGAACGGCGCGAGACTTTCGATCGCGGCTCAGGCGATGGGAATCGCGACCGCGGCCTATATGGAAGCAAAGAAATACGCATCCGAAAGAGAACAATTTGGAAAGACGATCCAAAACATTCCAGCGGTGAGAAAGATGCTTTCGGCTATGGACCGTGAAATCTCGGGAATGAGAGCGATTCTTTTAGAAGCTTCTCGTTCCATCGATCTCTATCACTGGAAGTCCGAACGTCTCAAACTCAAAGGCGGCGACGAAAAGGAAATACGCAAAGACGAAACGATTCGTAAATGGGAAAAACTGGCGAACCTTTTTACTCCATTATCGAAGTATTATATTACGGAACTTGCAAATAAGATCGCCTACGACGGTCTTCAGATCCACGGAGGCGCGGGTTTCACCTACGACTACGACATCTCAAGAATCTACAGAGACGTAAGAATCACGAATATCTACGAGGGAACCACACAACTTCAAGTAGTCGCTGCCATCGGAGGAATCGTTTCCGGGATGTCCGCGAAAGGCCATCTCCGTCAATACTTCGAAGAAGAATTTTCTAAAATTTCAACTTCTTCACTTTTAAACGAGAACAAAGAAACCTTTGAGAAGATCGTCGAAGCCTATTCTTCCGTGGAAAATTCTTCTCTGAGAGACGAGGTAGCTTTCGAAGTCGTGGAATCAACGGCTCGGATTTTAATAGGACTTCTTTTGGAAAGATCCGCTTCCCGTTTGAAAGGAGAAGCCAAAGAGAAAAAAGATCTTCTCGCGAGAGAATACAATCTGGAAACCAAGGCGATTCTTGCCGGAAACAAGATCGAAATCGAAAACCGCCAAGGACAACTCACCTTCGCGTAA